In one Alnus glutinosa chromosome 14, dhAlnGlut1.1, whole genome shotgun sequence genomic region, the following are encoded:
- the LOC133858119 gene encoding auxin-binding protein ABP19a-like has translation MISPIIFIFSLLLSSSHAAVQDFCVADLKAPESTGGYPCKKPEEVTVADFVFSGLGVAGNTSNSIKAAVTPAFAPQFPGVNGLGVSLNRLDMAPGGVAPLHSHPGGSEIVHVVRGAITAGFISSANKVYSKTLKKGDIIVFPQGLLHFLVNAGGNPAEAYFSFSSANPGTQLVDTALFGNDLPTELVAAISFLDIAQIKKLKSAFGGTG, from the coding sequence ATGATATCTCCCATTATCTTCATCTTTTCTCTCCTGCTTTCCTCCAGCCATGCTGCTGTGCAGGATTTCTGTGTCGCTGACCTCAAAGCTCCTGAAAGCACCGGAGGCTACCCTTGCAAGAAGCCTGAAGAGGTCACGGTGGCTGATTTTGTTTTCTCCGGCCTAGGCGTTGCCGGAAACACCTCAAATAGTATTAAAGCTGCAGTCACCCCGGCATTTGCCCCGCAGTTTCCTGGTGTGAACGGGCTTGGAGTTTCTTTGAATCGTCTGGACATGGCGCCTGGCGGAGTTGCACCATTACACTCACATCCTGGAGGTTCAGAAATCGTACATGTTGTGCGAGGGGCAATCACCGCTGGGTTTATTTCCTCCGCTAATAAAGTTTACTCTAAAACTCTTAAGAAGGGTGACATCATTGTTTTCCCTCAAGGATTACTACACTTCTTAGTGAATGCCGGAGGAAATCCAGCCGAAGCATATTTTAGCTTCAGTAGTGCAAACCCAGGTACCCAGCTTGTGGACACCGCTTTGTTTGGAAACGATTTACCCACTGAATTGGTGGCAGCAATATCTTTCCTTGACATTGCTCAGATTAAGAAGCTTAAGAGCGCTTTTGGTGGCACTGGTTAA
- the LOC133857199 gene encoding 12-oxophytodienoate reductase 3 encodes MAENSGAKQGTASLFSPYKMGKFDLSHRVVLAPMTRCRALNGIPRPALAEYYAQRTTNGGFLVSEGTLVSNTAAGFPHVPGIYNEEQVEAWKQVVDAVHDKGGIIFCQLWHVGRASHQVYQPGGASPISSTNKPISSRWRILKPDGSYGAYPKPRALETYEILDVVEHYRKAALNAIRAGFDGIEIHGAHGYLIDQFLKDGINDRTDEYGGSIANRCRFLMQVVQAVVAAIGAERVGVRISPAIDHLDATDSDPLGLGLAVIDRLNKLQLELGLKLTYLHVTQPRYTAYGQAESGRPGSEEEEAQLMRALRKAYHGTFICSGGFTLELGMEALSQDDADLVSYGRLFISNPDLVSRFKINAPLNKYIRKTFYTQDPVVGYTDYPFLEKGPLSRL; translated from the exons ATGGCGGAGAATTCAGGAGCAAAACAAGGGACCGCCTCCCTCTTCTCTCCTTACAAGATGGGCAAGTTCGACCTCTCTCACAG GGTGGTGCTTGCGCCCATGACGAGATGCAGAGCGTTAAATGGAATTCCACGGCCAGCGCTTGCGGAGTACTACGCGCAAAGGACAACCAACGGTGGGTTTCTCGTAAGCGAAGGCACTTTGGTCTCCAACACAGCCGCCGG GTTTCCGCATGTTCCTGGGATATACAACGAAGAACAAGTGGAGGCATGGAAGCAGGTGGTGGATGCAGTTCACGACAAAGGTGGCATAATTTTCTGCCAACTGTGGCATGTCGGCCGTGCATCTCATCAAG TTTATCAACCTGGCGGGGCCTCACCAATTTCATCAACAAACAAACCCATATCAAGTAGGTGGAGAATTCTCAAGCCAGATGGGTCCTACGGCGCATACCCGAAGCCTAGAGCCCTGGAAACTTATGAGATACTGGATGTGGTGGAGCATTATCGCAAGGCAGCCTTGAATGCCATTCGAGCAG GTTTCGACGGAATTGAGATTCATGGGGCGCATGGGTACCTCATTGACCAATTCTTGAAGGATGGGATAAATGACAGAACAGACGAGTATGGTGGGTCAATTGCAAATCGCTGCAGATTTTTAATGCAGGTGGTTCAAGCAGTAGTTGCAGCCATTGGAGCAGAACGAGTTGGCGTCAGAATTTCACCAGCAATTGATCATCTTGATGCCACAGACTCTGACCCGCTTGGCCTAGGCTTGGCAGTGATTGATAGGCTCAACAAGCTTCAACTAGAACTGGGCTTAAAGCTCACTTATCTCCATGTGACTCAGCCTCGATACACTGCTTATGGCCAAGCAGAATCAGGCAGACCCGGCAGTGAAGAAGAGGAAGCTCAGCTGATGAGGGCCTTGAGAAAAGCTTATCATGGAACATTTATCTGTAGTGGTGGCTTCACTCTGGAGCTAGGAATGGAAGCTCTGTCTCAGGACGACGCTGATTTGGTATCCTACGGTCGCCTTTTTATCTCAAACCCCGATTTGGTCTCGAGGTTTAAGATCAACGCACCCCTAAATAAGTATATCAGAAAAACTTTCTATACCCAGGACCCTGTTGTTGGGTACACAGACTACCCATTTCTGGAAAAGGGACCATTATCCCGCCTCTGA
- the LOC133858030 gene encoding auxin-binding protein ABP19a-like yields MRIMISPTIFIFSLLLFSCHAAVQDFCVADLAAPESPAGYACKKPAEVTVADFVFSGLGIAGNTSNLIKAAVTPAFSTQFPGVNGLGISLARLDLAPGGVVPFHTHPGGSEVLLVLKGTITAGFVSSANNVYLKNLQRGDIMAFPKGLLHFQVNSGGSPAEAYASFSSASPGLQILDYVLFANDLPTELVAATTFLDIPQIKKLKGVLGGTG; encoded by the coding sequence ATGAGGATCATGATATCTCCCACTATCTTCATCTTTTCTCTCCTCCTTTTCTCCTGCCATGCTGCTGTGCAGGACTTCTGTGTCGCTGACCTCGCAGCTCCTGAAAGCCCCGCAGGCTACGCTTGCAAAAAGCCTGCAGAGGTCACGGTGGctgattttgttttctctggCCTAGGCATTGCCGGAAACACCTCAAATCTTATTAAAGCTGCAGTCACCCCGGCATTTTCCACGCAGTTTCCTGGTGTGAACGGGCTTGGAATTTCTTTGGCTCGTCTGGACTTGGCGCCTGGTGGAGTTGTGCCATTCCACACACATCCTGGAGGTTCAGAAGTCCTACTTGTTTTGAAAGGAACAATCACCGCTGGGTTTGTTTCCTCAGCTAATAATGTTTACCTTAAAAATCTTCAGAGGGGTGACATCATGGCTTTCCCTAAAGGATTACTACACTTCCAAGTGAATTCCGGAGGTAGTCCAGCTGAAGCATATGCTAGCTTCAGTAGTGCAAGCCCAGGTCTCCAGATTCTGGACTACGTTTTGTTTGCAAACGATTTACCCACTGAATTGGTAGCAGCAACTACTTTCCTTGACATTCCTCAGATTAAGAAGCTTAAAGGCGTTCTTGGGGGTACAGGTTAA
- the LOC133856890 gene encoding uncharacterized protein LOC133856890 — protein sequence MHQIHRYIVFNSEEFHNLRTMHKDALRRSCTRGRITEALIEAEHHEQFCEWYPAYVDGLDDQRREELGHNLVMRCRGLKETAVKYNRYVVNGKLFRTLAHDVGRRTQNSGVCVPTVEGETYYGQLTDIVEVEYYDRTTYVLFKCNWADPTMERGFTIDEYGLVFVNFNHLVHRGELIQDEPYVLTSQVDQVFYVEDGRNPNWVCAVRTKPRNVYDVGQGDGSNEDGTTYHECVPLVLATDDLPDTNDEFEYDRPDIDPIEAPVIQ from the exons atgcaccagattcatcgttatattgtgttcaactctgaagagtttcacaatttgcggac gatgcacaaagacgcgcttaggcgatcatgcactagaggtcgcattacggaggctcttattgaagcagaacatcatgagcagttctgcgaatggtaccctgcatat gtcgatggccttgacgatcaacgtagggaggaattgggccacaacttggttatgcgttgtagagggctgaaggagacagcggtcaagtacaacaggtacgtggtaaatgggaaattgtttcgcacgcttgcccatgatgtgggaaggaggactcagaacagcggcgtatgtgttcctaccgttgaaggcgaaacgtactacgggcagttaaccgatatagttgaggtcgagtactatgacaggactacgtacgtcctatttaagtgcaattgggcagaccccacgatggaaagaggattcacaatagacgagtatggcctagtgtttgtcaacttcaatcacctcgtccacaggggagaactgattcaggacgagccgtacgtgcttacatctcaggtggatcaagtattctacgtcgaagatggaaggaacccaaattgggtttgtgcggttaggaccaaaccgcgcaacgtgtacgacgttggccagggggatgggagtaatgaggatggtacaacctaccatgagtgcgtaccgctcgtactagccactgatgacctacctgatacgaatgatgaattcgagtacgacaggcccgacattgatccgattgaagctcccgtgatacaatga
- the LOC133858110 gene encoding auxin-binding protein ABP19a-like: MISPIIFIFSLLLSSCHAAVQDFCVADFTAPESPAGYSCKKPASVTVADFVFSGLGIAGNTSNLIKAAVTPAFATQIPGVNGLGISLARLDLAPGGVVPFHTHPGGSEVLLVVRGRICAGFVSSANTLYFQTLKKGDIMVFPEGLLHFQVNSGGIPAIAFASFSSATPGLQILDFALFANNLPTELVAATTFLDIPQIKKLKGVLGGTG, encoded by the coding sequence ATGATATCTCCCATTATCTTCATCTTTTCTCTCCTCCTTTCTTCCTGCCATGCTGCCGTGCAGGACTTCTGTGTCGCTGACTTTACAGCTCCTGAAAGCCCCGCAGGTTACTCTTGCAAGAAGCCTGCAAGTGTCACGGTGGctgattttgttttctctggCCTAGGCATTGCCGGAAACACCTCAAATCTTATTAAAGCTGCGGTCACTCCGGCGTTTGCCACGCAGATTCCTGGTGTGAACGGGCTTGGAATTTCTTTGGCTCGTCTGGACTTGGCGCCTGGTGGGGTTGTGCCATTCCACACACATCCTGGAGGTTCAGAAGTCCTACTTGTTGTGCGAGGGAGAATCTGCGCTGGGTTTGTTTCCTCAGCTAATACTCTTTACTTTCAAACTCTTAAGAAGGGTGACATCATGGTTTTCCCAGAAGGATTACTACACTTCCAAGTGAATTCCGGAGGTATTCCAGCCATAGCATTTGCTAGCTTCAGTAGTGCAACCCCAGGTCTACAGATTCTGGACTTCGCTTTGTTTGCAAACAATTTACCCACTGAATTGGTAGCAGCAACTACTTTCCTTGACATTCCTCAGATTAAGAAGCTTAAAGGCGTTCTTGGTGGCACTGGTTAA
- the LOC133857840 gene encoding uncharacterized protein LOC133857840, translated as MTQSLASDPAATQSVSADTVRWAPNDAYEQAIGRPEYAGRVRQVGPNVTPVRGTCFSYRPRSQGGPSQGTSRDWAEQSRKMEEMQAKLHAERARNDRLEQRVQQFDGIEQRLREMEVFMSSMAVPTPCVGNQSSPAHVGSTSSVGSASAGNSTTVGTLSPVGRQLSQHSTVATPSPATPFIAQQSPVGENTPRTVPRDSQRRLSDL; from the exons atgacgcagagtttagccagtgatccagccgccacgcaaagcgtctccgcagacacggtgcgttgggcaccgaacgacgcttacgaacaggcgattgggaggcctgagtatgcagggagggttcggcaggttggcccgaacgtcacacctgttcgagggacatgtttttcatataggcctcggtcacaggggggaccatctcaggggacgtctcgggattgggccgaacagtctcggaagatggaagagatgcaagcgaAGCTAcatgctgagcgagcgaggaatgaccgtttggagcagcgcgtgcaacagttcgacggcatagagcagcgcttgcgagagatggaggtcttcatgtcctccatggcagTACCAAcaccatgtgttggtaatcagtcttctcctgcacacgtaggtagtacgtcgtccgttggtagtgcatctgcag gtaattcgacaacggttggtacgttgtcgcctgttggacgacagctgagccagcactccactgtcgctacaccttcgcccgctacaccattcattgcgcagcaatcgccggtgggcgagaacacgcctaggacggtacctcgtgattcgcagagacgcctttcagatttgtag